A section of the Humulus lupulus chromosome 2, drHumLupu1.1, whole genome shotgun sequence genome encodes:
- the LOC133814251 gene encoding uncharacterized protein LOC133814251, whose protein sequence is MPTIFPESLKGRWDAFPGSDYSRFSWDDSILDLVRGDAVQFLPSWQNKEFIYFALFLKDQMHWVAVEADLNGWMLNIFDSSIGSISENDLISLMVDWCTIFPSVLRQSGLFENHDVILAPQLTASESQVRPFDWKLTPREFVPQTKSSGDCGCYVIEHIEHKLLQLPFDNVTDNNMKLFRQRWSVDLFYQNLC, encoded by the exons atgcctacaatttttcccGAATCATTGAAGGGTCGGTGGGACGCTTTTCCAGGTTCTGACTACTCTAGATTTAGTTGGGATGATAGTATATTGGACCTAGTTAGGGGTGATGCAGTCCAGTTCTTACCGAGTTGGCAGAACAAGGAGTTCATTTATTTTGCCCTCTTCTTGAAAGACCAAATGCATTGGGTAGCTGTAGAGGCAGACCTGAATGGGTGGATGCTCAACATCTTTGACTCCAGTATTGGATCAATTTCCGAAAACGATTTGATCAGCTTGATGGTTGACTGGTGTACCATTTTCCCGTCGGTCTTGCGACAGTCCGGTTTATTTGAGAACCATGACGTTATACTCGCGCCTCAGTTGACAGCATCAGAGAGCCAGGTCAGACCCTTCGATTGGAAACTCACTCCACGTGAATTCGTACCGCAAACAAAATCCag tggcgattgcggatgttacgtaattgagcatattgaacataagcttctacaactaccatttgataaTGTAACTGACAATAATATGAAACTTTTTAGGCAAAGGTGGAGTGTAGACTTATTCTATCAAAACTTATGTTGA